The following coding sequences are from one Eucalyptus grandis isolate ANBG69807.140 chromosome 11, ASM1654582v1, whole genome shotgun sequence window:
- the LOC104427750 gene encoding MDIS1-interacting receptor like kinase 2-like isoform X1 has product MDLSHNHLNGKLSWKWEHCHNLTSFKISNNNISGEIPATFGRMVQLQRLDLSLNNLNGEIPGEMGNLSMLSELDLSNNGITGNVPTEIGLLSHLEHLNLASNNLSGSIPAQLGSCMRLQNLNLSINKFQRSIPPQIGNTQVLEVLDLSYNNLSGNIPGELAKLRNLQILNISHNSMFGSIPLTFGGMLALTSIDVSYNYLEGPLPNIKAFNEAPFEAIQHNKGLCGNVSGLPKCNSIRSKKCNRCVGARTIVILILSFLGFVLLSCTLIIFIIINHRRRRIIKRDDNEWANDLDFMRILSYDGKVFYDQIVKATEGFDFKYYVGEGAYGIVYKVEISEGQTVAVKKISPSLEDDEIIDLISFEREIQALTNLRHRNIVKFHGFCSHVKQCFLVYEYMERGSLRTTLNNDERAKEFQWDKRVNMVRGVADALSYMHHECSPPLIHRDLTSNNILLDCDYEAHVSDFGTTRLLRPDSSNWTIIAAPLGISLRSWLILQFLRKSAMCIALELLH; this is encoded by the exons ATGGACTTAAGCCACAATCATTTGAACGGCAAACTttcatggaaatgggagcattgTCATAATTTGACAAGCTTCAAGATATCAAACAACAATATTTCTGGTGAGATACCTGCTACATTTGGAAGGATGGTTCAATTACAGCGACTAGACCTTTCTTTGAATAATCTAAATGGAGAGATTCCGGGGGAAATGGGAAACCTATCGATGTTGTCAGAACTCGATCTAAGTAACAATGGGATCACGGGAAATGTCCCGACTGAGATTGGACTTTTATCCCACTTGGAACATCTAAACTTGGCATCAAACAATTTAAGTGGATCGATTCCAGCTCAACTAGGCTCATGCATGCGCTTGCAGAATTTAAATTTGAGCATAAACAAATTCCAGAGAAGCATTCCTCCTCAGATTGGCAACACACAAGTACTTGAGGTTCTTGATTTGAGTTATAATAATTTGTCTGGAAATATACCAGGAGAGCTTGCAAAATTGAGAAACTTGCAAATTCTAAATATCTCCCACAATAGCATGTTTGGTTCCATTCCCCTTACTTTTGGTGGTATGCTAGCCTTGACTTCTATTGATGTGTCCTACAATTACCTAGAAGGTCCTCTCCCAAATATCAAGGCTTTCAATGAGGCTCCATTTGAGGCAATACAGCATAACAAAGGGCTTTGTGGAAATGTTTCGGGCTTACCGAAATGCAATTCTATCAGGAGTAAGAAATGCAATCGATGCGTTGGAGCTAGAACCATAGTTATCCTCATTCTCTCGTTCTTGGGGTTTGTCCTTCTCTCTTGCACCTTGATCATTTTTataatcatcaatcatcgtCGAAGAAGGATTATCAAGAGAGACGACAATGAATGGGCAAATGATTTGGATTTCATGCGTATTTTGAGCTATGATGGCAAAGTTTTCTATGACCAAATTGTCAAGGCCACGGAAGGATTTGACTTCAAGTATTATGTGGGTGAAGGAGCATATGGAATTGTATATAAAGTTGAGATATCAGAAGGTCAAACAGTTgctgtcaaaaaaatttctccatcCCTGGAAGACGATGAAATTATTGATTTGATAtcatttgaaagggaaattcaAGCCTTAACAAACTTACGCCATCGCAACATCGTGAAATTTCATGGATTCTGCTCTCATGTCAAACAATGTTTTTTGGTGTATGAGTACATGGAAAGAGGAAGCCTGAGAACAACTTTGAACAATGATGAAAGAGCGAAAGAATTTCAATGGGACAAGAGGGTAAATATGGTCCGAGGAGTTGCGGATGCATTGTCCTATATGCATCATGAATGTTCACCTCCATTGATTCATCGAGACTTGACTAGTAACAACATTCTATTGGATTGTGATTATGAGGCTCATGTTTCTGATTTTGGCACCACAAGGTTGTTGAGGCCAGATTCATCAAATTGGACTATTATTGCGGCACCATTGGGTATATCGCTCCGG AGTTGGCTTATTCTACAATTCCTACGGAAAAGTgcgatgtgtatagctttggagttgttgcACTAG
- the LOC104429301 gene encoding uncharacterized protein LOC104429301 — protein MGKHPGDHISQECSSFDQTESSMMFKDVLDQRLSPSRISLRDAEDVVLIAKLAFACLRADPRLRPSMGQVSHELRIQVPLETLLSTVSLEQLRSLSVGKVGAFTGDEPASLCTL, from the exons ATGGGAAAGCATCCAGGAGATCATATCTCTCAGGAATGTTCATCGTTTGACCAAACTGAGTCTTCGATGATGTTCAAGGACGTGCTAGATCAACGTCTCTCACCTTCTAGAATTAGTCTTCGAGATGCAGAAGACGTGGTCTTGATTGCCAAGCTAGCATTCGCGTGCCTGCGAGCCGATCCACGGCTACGACCAAGCATGGGACAAGTCTCACATGAGCTTCGCATTCAAGTACCCTTGGAAACGCTGCTCTCTACAGTTAGCTTAGAGCAACTTCGCAGTCTCAGTGTTGGAAAAGTTGGAGCATTCACAGGAGATG AGCCAGCTTCACTTTGTACGTTATAG